The Litchfieldia alkalitelluris genome has a window encoding:
- the asnB gene encoding asparagine synthase (glutamine-hydrolyzing) — MCGITGWIDFRSDLRKEQNTVSKMAETLSKRGPDDTNIWLTTHAAFGHKRLVVVDPEGGKQPMARSKEDKTYTICYNGELYNTEDIRKELLKRGYTFNGHSDTEVLLTSYIEWGEQCVDYLNGIFAFAVWDEEKQKLFIGRDRLGVKPLFYKETNGQLLFASELKAILAHPSVKTEIGSDGLAEVFGLGPSRSPGHGVFKGVKELRPAHALTFDKNGLKIWRYWNVKSAKHEDSLDETTDKVRHLFTDAVTRQLVSDVPVCTFLSGGVDSSAITAIASNAFEKEGKGPLHTFSIDYEDNDKYFEANEFQPNSDGPWIKKMSETFGTTHHSRVISQQQLVDELYESVLVRDLPGMADVDSSLLWFCKEIKQEFVVGLSGECADEIFGGYPWFHRPEDLASSAFPWMRSTEERMNLLQPKWSKKLKLNEYVQARFDETVRETPALEGESKEDARRRELFYLNMIWFMTTLLDRKDRMSMGASLEVRVPFADHRLVEYVWNIPWEMKMHGNREKGILRRALEGILPDEVLYRKKSPYPKTHNPHYTMAVKKWLNGILDDKNSALYEFFDAKKLREIVDTNGEAFKVPWFGQLMTGPQLLAYLAQVHVWFEEYNINIVD, encoded by the coding sequence ATGTGTGGGATAACAGGATGGATTGATTTTCGTTCAGACCTAAGAAAAGAACAGAATACAGTTTCGAAAATGGCGGAAACACTATCAAAACGCGGACCTGATGATACTAACATATGGCTTACTACTCATGCCGCATTTGGCCACAAACGTCTTGTTGTTGTCGATCCAGAAGGCGGAAAGCAGCCGATGGCTCGATCAAAGGAAGATAAAACATATACCATTTGTTATAACGGTGAGTTATATAATACAGAAGATATTCGTAAAGAGCTTTTAAAAAGAGGTTATACATTCAACGGACATTCGGATACAGAGGTGTTATTAACCTCCTACATTGAATGGGGAGAACAATGTGTTGATTACTTAAATGGAATATTTGCCTTTGCTGTTTGGGATGAAGAGAAACAAAAGTTATTTATAGGCCGAGACCGATTAGGGGTAAAACCACTGTTTTATAAAGAAACAAATGGCCAACTACTCTTTGCTTCAGAGCTGAAAGCAATTTTAGCGCATCCATCGGTAAAGACTGAAATAGGGTCTGATGGGCTGGCAGAGGTATTTGGGTTAGGACCATCCAGATCACCTGGTCATGGAGTCTTTAAAGGTGTAAAGGAGCTTAGACCTGCACATGCTTTAACTTTCGATAAGAATGGTTTAAAAATTTGGCGTTATTGGAATGTCAAAAGTGCAAAGCACGAAGATTCATTGGATGAAACGACTGACAAAGTACGTCACTTATTTACAGATGCTGTGACACGGCAACTCGTTTCAGATGTGCCTGTATGTACGTTTCTTTCAGGTGGTGTCGATTCCAGTGCAATAACTGCCATTGCATCTAATGCTTTTGAGAAAGAAGGGAAAGGTCCACTTCATACGTTTTCAATTGATTATGAAGATAATGATAAGTACTTTGAGGCAAATGAGTTTCAACCTAATTCAGATGGACCATGGATTAAAAAGATGTCCGAAACATTCGGAACCACTCATCACAGCCGTGTAATTTCTCAGCAACAGTTAGTGGATGAATTGTATGAATCTGTCTTAGTTCGAGATTTACCAGGAATGGCCGATGTAGATTCATCTCTTTTGTGGTTCTGTAAGGAAATAAAACAAGAGTTTGTGGTGGGACTTTCGGGTGAATGTGCAGATGAGATCTTCGGTGGGTATCCTTGGTTCCATCGCCCAGAGGATTTAGCGTCATCTGCGTTTCCTTGGATGAGATCTACAGAAGAACGTATGAATCTACTGCAGCCTAAATGGAGTAAGAAACTAAAACTAAATGAATATGTTCAAGCTCGTTTTGACGAGACAGTGAGGGAAACACCTGCTTTAGAAGGAGAGAGTAAGGAAGATGCAAGAAGACGAGAGCTATTCTATTTAAATATGATTTGGTTTATGACAACTCTATTGGATCGTAAGGACAGAATGAGTATGGGGGCAAGTCTTGAGGTAAGGGTTCCGTTTGCGGATCATCGTCTTGTTGAATATGTATGGAATATTCCATGGGAGATGAAGATGCACGGAAATCGTGAAAAAGGGATACTAAGACGGGCGCTAGAAGGTATTTTGCCAGATGAGGTTTTATACCGTAAAAAGAGCCCCTATCCGAAAACACACAATCCTCATTATACAATGGCTGTGAAAAAGTGGCTAAATGGAATTCTAGATGATAAGAATTCTGCTCTTTATGAGTTCTTTGATGCGAAAAAATTAAGAGAAATCGTTGATACGAATGGAGAAGCCTTTAAAGTTCCTTGGTTTGGGCAGTTAATGACGGGTCCTCAGCTTTTAGCTTATTTAGCGCAAGTCCATGTGTGGTTTGAAGAGTATAATATCAATATTGTAGATTAA
- a CDS encoding DUF2777 domain-containing protein, whose product MNLQHRLRTMSEQKRSYTLGTVEYINDQWIFFDDENEEASLLDELYDREIEIYTMNSWQRGLFTSDGLVKLNDYFYKIQHGDCIRVPKTLPYAYSELLNQLPDSIFQEYTKFLNKHAVSLYDCIYCHNVMLYIPANTQYKGVNFITYDNTDSIAAVHHHFERGKTKKDRFELTLSNGRRSVFISQ is encoded by the coding sequence TTGAATTTGCAGCATCGTTTACGCACAATGAGTGAGCAAAAACGCTCCTATACGTTAGGAACCGTAGAGTATATAAATGATCAATGGATATTTTTTGATGATGAAAACGAGGAAGCTTCATTATTAGATGAATTATATGATCGAGAGATTGAAATATATACGATGAATTCATGGCAAAGAGGTTTATTTACGAGTGATGGATTAGTTAAGCTTAATGATTACTTTTATAAAATACAGCACGGTGATTGCATTCGAGTTCCAAAGACTCTTCCCTATGCCTATAGTGAGCTATTAAATCAATTGCCCGATTCCATATTTCAGGAATACACCAAATTTTTAAATAAGCATGCAGTTTCGCTTTATGATTGTATTTATTGTCATAACGTTATGTTATATATTCCAGCTAACACACAGTATAAAGGAGTTAATTTCATTACTTATGACAATACAGATTCTATAGCAGCTGTTCATCATCACTTTGAAAGAGGTAAGACCAAGAAAGATCGGTTTGAATTGACCTTATCGAATGGTCGAAGATCTGTGTTTATTAGTCAATAA
- a CDS encoding YisL family protein yields MTHAHITSWALALILFFVALYLQKSGKEKGAKIVQMVLRVFYILILITGIQLIMGLASLPFSYIAKIVFGILSIGFVEMVLVRGKKGKSTTLFWVLLLVSLAITIYLGFSLPV; encoded by the coding sequence ATGACCCATGCACATATTACATCTTGGGCACTAGCACTAATTTTATTCTTTGTAGCTTTATATTTACAAAAAAGTGGCAAAGAGAAAGGTGCTAAAATCGTACAAATGGTTTTACGAGTGTTCTACATTTTAATTTTAATCACTGGTATTCAATTAATAATGGGACTAGCATCACTTCCGTTTTCTTACATAGCCAAAATTGTCTTTGGAATTTTGTCTATCGGATTTGTGGAAATGGTTCTTGTACGAGGCAAAAAAGGAAAGTCTACGACTCTGTTTTGGGTATTACTTTTAGTGTCATTAGCTATAACAATCTATCTAGGATTTTCTCTTCCTGTGTAA
- a CDS encoding ornithine--oxo-acid transaminase — MNKTEEIISLTDQFGAKNYHPLPIVISKAEGVWVEDPEGNKYMDMLSAYSAVNQGHRHPKIIQALKDQADKITLTSRAFHNDQLGPWYEKVSKLTKKDMVLPMNTGAEAVETAVKTARRWAYDVKGVADNMAEIIVCEDNFHGRTMTAVSMSSSEEYKRGFGPMLPGIKVIPYGDIEALKAAITPNTAAFIFEPIQGEAGINIPREGYLTEAYNLCKQENVLYIADEIQAGLGRSGKMFACDWENIDPDMFILGKALGGGVFPISCVAANKDVLGVFNPGSHGSTFGGNPLACAVSIAALDVLIDEKLAERSNELGNYMQEKLREIPNPIIKEVRGRGLFIGVELTEAARPYCERLKEVGLLCKETHETVIRFAPPLVISKEDLDWAIDKVKEVLS, encoded by the coding sequence ATGAATAAAACCGAAGAAATTATTTCTTTAACAGATCAATTTGGAGCAAAAAATTATCACCCACTTCCTATAGTAATCTCAAAAGCAGAGGGTGTTTGGGTAGAGGATCCAGAAGGAAATAAATATATGGACATGCTTAGTGCCTATTCTGCTGTAAATCAAGGGCACCGTCACCCTAAGATTATCCAAGCTTTAAAAGACCAAGCAGATAAGATTACATTAACATCACGTGCATTTCACAATGACCAATTGGGCCCATGGTACGAAAAAGTATCAAAGCTCACTAAAAAAGATATGGTCTTACCAATGAATACTGGTGCAGAAGCTGTAGAAACAGCTGTTAAGACAGCTCGCCGTTGGGCTTATGATGTGAAAGGCGTAGCAGATAATATGGCAGAAATTATTGTCTGTGAAGACAACTTTCACGGGAGAACAATGACTGCTGTTTCTATGTCTTCCAGTGAAGAATATAAGCGTGGTTTCGGGCCAATGCTTCCTGGAATCAAAGTTATTCCATACGGTGATATTGAGGCACTAAAAGCTGCGATTACACCAAACACTGCTGCCTTTATATTTGAACCTATTCAAGGAGAAGCAGGAATTAACATACCTAGAGAAGGATATTTAACTGAAGCATACAACTTATGTAAGCAAGAAAATGTTTTGTATATTGCCGATGAAATCCAAGCAGGACTAGGACGTTCTGGTAAAATGTTTGCTTGTGATTGGGAAAATATTGATCCAGATATGTTTATTTTAGGAAAAGCACTTGGAGGCGGAGTATTTCCAATCTCATGTGTAGCAGCAAACAAAGACGTATTAGGCGTATTTAATCCTGGATCGCATGGCTCAACATTCGGTGGAAATCCGCTTGCTTGTGCTGTTTCAATTGCTGCATTAGATGTATTAATTGATGAAAAATTAGCTGAGCGTTCTAATGAACTTGGAAACTATATGCAAGAAAAGCTTCGTGAAATTCCTAACCCAATCATCAAAGAAGTGAGAGGACGTGGCCTGTTTATCGGTGTTGAATTAACAGAAGCGGCTCGCCCATACTGCGAGAGATTAAAAGAAGTAGGACTTTTATGCAAAGAAACACATGAAACGGTTATACGTTTCGCCCCACCACTTGTGATTTCTAAAGAAGATCTAGACTGGGCCATTGATAAAGTAAAAGAAGTTTTATCATAA